Proteins from a single region of Gorilla gorilla gorilla isolate KB3781 chromosome 16, NHGRI_mGorGor1-v2.1_pri, whole genome shotgun sequence:
- the FAM174B gene encoding membrane protein FAM174B produces the protein MTPCNVLVVAAAVARALPGAAASCQAPRSRLRRRIPRCRPPCWCGSWSSAARALPDPVPTHRTMRAVPLPASLLPLLLLALLAAPAARASRAESVSAPRPEPERESRPPPGPGPGNTTRIGSGAAGGSGSSNSSGDALVTRISILLRDLPTLKAAVIVAFAFTTLLIACLLLRVFRSGKRLKKTRKYDIITTPAERVEMAPLNEEDDEDEDSTVFDIKYR, from the exons CGCAGCTTCCTGCCAAGCACCGCGCAGCCGCCTCCGCCGCAGGATCCCCCGGTGCAGGCCTCCGTGCTGGTGCGGATCCTGGAGCTCAGCCGCGCGCGCCCTGCCCGATCCTGTGCCGACCCACCGCACTATGCGCGCCGTGCCGCTGCCCGCCTCGCtcctgccgctgctgctgctcgCGCTCCTGGCCGCTCCCGCCGCCCGCGCCAGTAGAGCCGAGTCCGTCTCCGCGCCGCGGCCCGAACCCGAGCGCGAGTCGCGGCCACCGCCCGGCCCGGGGCCCGGGAACACCACCCGGATTGGGTCTGGGGCGGCGGGCGGCAGCGGCAGCTCCAACAGCAGCGGCGACGCCTTGGTGACCCGCATTTCCATCCTCCTCCGCGACCTACCCACCCTCAAGGCAGCCGTGATCGTGGCGTTCGCCTTTACCACCCTCCTCATCGCTTGCCTGCTGCTGCGCGTCTTCAG GTCAGGAAAGAGGTTAAAGAAGACACGCAAGTATGATATCATCACCACTCCAGCAGAGCGAGTGGAAATGGCGCCACtaaatgaagaggatgatgaaGATGAGGACTCCACAGTATTCGACATCAAATACAG gTAA